From the genome of Mesorhizobium japonicum MAFF 303099, one region includes:
- a CDS encoding CaiB/BaiF CoA transferase family protein — MQNSLEGITVVAVEQAVAAPYASSRLADAGARVIKVERPEGDFARNYDKLVRGQSAYFVWLNRGKESVCLDLRLEADRAVLDTLIASADVFIQNLKPGSIQKLGFASADLRRRFPRLITCDISGFGDIGPYSHLKAYDLIVQAETGLCAITGNQQGPARVGVSVCDISAGMTAHSAILQALYHREVTGEGTGIQVSLFDAVADWMNVPVLQNDYSSYHTVRAGVKHPSLAPYGAYRCADGKEVIFSVQNDREWVNFCEKFLKQPGLTRASGFADNMERLGHRAQLDEIIERRFSELSCHQAMQELETAGLAYGRLNEVVDVSNHPHIRRVEVSTPEGTVATIAPAAIFNSEHPALRPVPALGAHTEAVREEVLALLRERAASAGDRV, encoded by the coding sequence ATGCAGAACTCTCTTGAGGGGATCACTGTCGTAGCCGTGGAGCAGGCGGTGGCCGCGCCTTACGCATCGTCGCGCCTTGCGGACGCCGGCGCCCGGGTCATCAAGGTTGAGAGGCCCGAAGGGGATTTTGCCCGAAACTACGACAAGTTGGTGCGTGGGCAAAGCGCCTATTTCGTCTGGCTTAATCGGGGTAAGGAGTCGGTCTGTCTGGACCTGAGGTTGGAGGCGGATCGCGCCGTCCTGGACACGCTCATTGCCAGTGCTGACGTCTTTATCCAGAATCTGAAGCCGGGCAGTATCCAAAAACTGGGTTTCGCGTCTGCGGATCTGCGTCGACGTTTTCCGCGGCTGATCACCTGCGACATTTCTGGTTTCGGGGACATAGGGCCGTATTCCCATTTGAAAGCCTATGATCTCATCGTCCAGGCCGAAACAGGTCTATGCGCGATCACCGGCAACCAACAGGGTCCCGCGCGTGTAGGGGTCTCGGTTTGCGACATTTCGGCGGGCATGACGGCACATAGCGCCATTCTTCAGGCACTGTACCACCGCGAGGTTACCGGAGAAGGAACAGGCATCCAGGTGTCACTGTTCGATGCCGTCGCCGACTGGATGAATGTTCCGGTTTTGCAAAACGACTATAGCAGCTACCACACGGTACGCGCCGGCGTGAAACACCCGTCGCTTGCTCCATACGGCGCCTATCGTTGCGCCGACGGCAAAGAGGTCATCTTTTCGGTTCAGAACGACCGCGAATGGGTGAATTTTTGCGAGAAGTTCCTGAAGCAGCCCGGGCTGACCCGCGCATCTGGCTTCGCCGATAATATGGAGCGTCTCGGTCACCGAGCACAACTTGATGAGATCATTGAACGGCGGTTTTCCGAACTATCCTGCCACCAAGCGATGCAGGAGCTTGAGACGGCCGGCCTTGCATACGGCCGACTGAACGAAGTGGTGGATGTTTCAAATCATCCACACATTCGCAGGGTTGAGGTAAGCACACCCGAAGGAACCGTCGCGACGATAGCGCCGGCAGCGATTTTCAACTCGGAGCACCCCGCGCTGCGCCCAGTTCCGGCTCTTGGCGCCCATACTGAGGCGGTCCGCGAGGAGGTTCTGGCGCTTTTGCGCGAAAGAGCCGCGTCAGCGGGAGACCGCGTCTGA
- a CDS encoding LysR family transcriptional regulator encodes MDIRQLRYFVGVVEAGSFTKAAATLNVAQSALSLHVRQLEEGFGTQLLVRERTGVSVTASGDKLLERARNILKEIRLTEAELTNTAASPAGEVTIGIPSGAARVLSGPLLESVRAELPRVSLKMIEGMTGPLEEWMAAGRFNLAVLYRTADSVGRMTVLAREDLCLVVPSGEPPFEESISLADLHAFPLAVPMRNNNVRRSVADVVAQHGCALDVKFEVDSLSTIINMVIEGKAHSILAPSAVQKEASQGLVRTVKIVDPVITRSVVLAVNPKDERSAAVSAVRKLIPKVARELIESRAWAAAAPDAA; translated from the coding sequence GTGGACATCAGGCAGTTAAGATACTTTGTCGGCGTTGTCGAAGCCGGCAGTTTCACGAAGGCAGCTGCGACCCTCAATGTTGCTCAAAGCGCTTTAAGCCTGCATGTGCGTCAACTGGAGGAAGGATTCGGGACACAGCTGCTGGTTCGCGAGAGGACCGGTGTTAGTGTCACGGCGTCTGGAGACAAGCTGCTTGAGCGCGCGCGGAACATCCTTAAGGAAATTCGACTCACCGAGGCGGAATTGACCAACACAGCCGCTTCCCCTGCCGGGGAGGTGACCATTGGCATTCCGTCCGGAGCCGCTCGCGTCCTTAGCGGCCCCCTGCTTGAATCAGTGAGAGCCGAACTGCCGAGGGTCTCACTAAAGATGATCGAGGGTATGACGGGACCGCTGGAGGAGTGGATGGCTGCTGGACGCTTCAATCTGGCAGTTCTCTACCGGACCGCGGACAGTGTGGGGCGAATGACAGTCCTGGCGCGCGAAGACCTCTGTCTGGTGGTGCCGTCAGGTGAGCCGCCTTTCGAAGAGTCGATATCTCTGGCGGACCTGCATGCGTTCCCGTTGGCGGTTCCCATGCGCAATAACAACGTCAGGCGTTCGGTGGCTGACGTCGTCGCACAACACGGCTGCGCGCTGGATGTCAAGTTTGAAGTGGACTCGCTCTCAACCATCATCAACATGGTCATAGAGGGAAAAGCCCATTCTATTCTCGCCCCCTCGGCCGTTCAAAAAGAGGCATCTCAAGGGCTGGTTAGGACGGTCAAAATCGTCGATCCGGTGATCACCCGTTCCGTCGTGCTTGCCGTAAATCCGAAAGATGAGCGTTCTGCGGCCGTCTCCGCGGTCCGCAAGCTCATCCCCAAGGTCGCCAGAGAATTAATTGAGAGTCGGGCCTGGGCAGCTGCGGCACCTGACGCGGCCTGA
- a CDS encoding NAD-dependent succinate-semialdehyde dehydrogenase, whose translation MFDARTYELFINGKWRAGGSKATLPVINPATEKVFASVASATVSDLDEALASAERSRKAWSSRPAKDRGEILVAAARILAEKAAAAARDLSAEQGKTIAEATGEYARAVETLEWNGRNVEELSASIPLGPNRMIVPEALGVVAAFTPWNYPAVLIARKLAPALAAGCPVILKGAEETPSVAVHIVESLRQAGIPDGVVNLVFGIPVHISRHLLSSPTVKVLTFTGSTAVGKQLAMLAANNLQRCILELGGHSPVIVCEDADLAKAIPAISEYKFECAGQSCNAPSRILVARSLYEQFLSRMTDAARKIKIGAPDDPATEMGPMANARRIEAMQRLTKDAVDRGARIETGGTRLDGPGFYWPPTILTGVPKDARVLHEEPFGPILTVAPFDTLEEAIEEANATEYGLAAYFFTGAADAQQKLINSLSAGAVSVNYLKGVSADAPYGGVKQSGYGYEGGEQGVRSFQILKMVNGLSSFG comes from the coding sequence ATGTTCGACGCCAGGACCTACGAGCTCTTCATTAACGGCAAATGGCGAGCCGGTGGCAGCAAAGCAACATTGCCGGTGATTAACCCGGCGACGGAGAAGGTATTTGCCTCGGTGGCCTCGGCCACGGTGTCGGACTTGGATGAGGCTCTTGCTTCGGCAGAACGCAGCCGCAAGGCGTGGTCCTCGCGGCCAGCCAAAGATCGGGGCGAGATCCTCGTAGCAGCCGCAAGGATTCTAGCAGAGAAGGCTGCAGCCGCAGCCCGGGACCTGTCGGCCGAACAGGGAAAAACGATTGCCGAAGCGACAGGTGAGTACGCGCGCGCTGTCGAAACGCTGGAATGGAACGGCAGAAATGTTGAAGAGCTGTCGGCCTCGATTCCGTTGGGCCCGAACCGGATGATCGTCCCGGAGGCGCTCGGTGTCGTTGCTGCCTTTACGCCTTGGAACTATCCGGCCGTTCTCATCGCGCGCAAGCTCGCCCCCGCGCTGGCGGCAGGCTGCCCGGTGATCCTCAAAGGGGCTGAAGAGACACCGAGCGTGGCTGTCCATATCGTTGAATCGTTGCGCCAAGCAGGCATCCCCGACGGCGTGGTCAATCTGGTCTTCGGTATTCCGGTGCATATATCGCGGCATCTCCTGAGTTCCCCAACCGTGAAGGTCTTGACTTTCACCGGTTCAACCGCGGTTGGAAAACAGCTGGCCATGCTCGCCGCGAATAATTTGCAGCGCTGCATTCTTGAACTCGGTGGGCACTCTCCGGTTATTGTGTGCGAGGATGCCGACCTGGCAAAGGCCATACCCGCGATCTCGGAATACAAGTTCGAGTGCGCGGGCCAGAGTTGCAATGCGCCCAGCAGGATTCTTGTCGCTCGGTCTCTCTATGAGCAATTCCTGTCCCGGATGACGGATGCGGCCCGCAAGATAAAGATCGGCGCACCGGACGACCCTGCAACGGAGATGGGTCCGATGGCAAATGCGCGGCGAATCGAGGCCATGCAGCGTCTGACCAAGGATGCGGTCGATCGTGGCGCCCGCATCGAGACCGGTGGAACCCGCCTCGACGGACCGGGCTTTTACTGGCCGCCAACCATCCTGACGGGTGTGCCAAAGGATGCCAGAGTGCTTCATGAAGAGCCGTTCGGGCCGATCCTCACGGTGGCGCCGTTCGACACGCTTGAGGAGGCCATCGAGGAAGCCAACGCCACCGAGTACGGCCTGGCCGCCTATTTCTTCACCGGCGCTGCCGATGCGCAACAGAAGCTTATCAACAGTCTTTCAGCAGGCGCTGTCAGTGTGAATTACCTGAAAGGGGTTTCCGCGGATGCGCCCTATGGGGGCGTCAAACAGAGCGGCTATGGATATGAAGGAGGCGAGCAGGGAGTGCGGAGCTTCCAGATCTTGAAAATGGTCAACGGCCTCAGCTCATTTGGATGA
- a CDS encoding fumarate hydratase encodes MGNRTRTIAGKDITRSVADALQYISYYHPPDYIRSLSQAYAREQSPAAKNAIGQILLNSRMAAFGRRPICQDTGLVVVFAKVGMETRIKSTISFADLVNEGVRQAYLDPDNPLRASIVADPLAGRVNTRDNTPAVVHVDLVQGNQIEITIAAKGGGSENKARFTTLNPSASVSDWVIDTVSTLGSGWCPPGLISVGIGGSAEKAMLLAKEAMNKPIDMSELIARGPSSAEEALRIELYERINALGIGAQGLGGLTTVVDVKVATYPTHAASKPVALIPQCAANRHLKFTLDGSGPIRVQPPDLCEWPDIGTDELSPAGVRRVNLDALTKEETASWRCGETLLLSGKMLTGRDAAHKRMVELIDAGKPLPFDLQGRVIYYVGPVRAVRDEVVGPAGPTTSSRLDDFTDKVLAETGLFAMVGKAERGRAAIESIVRHKTPYLIAVGGAAYLISKSIKSARLIAFEDLGMEAVYEFEVQDMPVIMAVDVDGNSIHNSGPLEWRKRMAADSIARNIGV; translated from the coding sequence GTGGGAAATAGAACACGGACCATAGCCGGCAAGGACATCACAAGGAGCGTGGCCGACGCCCTTCAGTACATCTCGTACTACCATCCTCCAGATTATATCCGGTCTCTTTCGCAGGCCTACGCGCGCGAACAGAGTCCAGCGGCGAAGAACGCAATAGGGCAGATTCTGCTGAACTCCCGCATGGCGGCCTTCGGGCGGCGGCCGATCTGCCAGGACACCGGCCTTGTGGTCGTCTTCGCGAAGGTCGGCATGGAAACCCGCATCAAATCAACGATCAGTTTCGCAGACCTCGTGAACGAGGGCGTCCGTCAGGCATATCTCGACCCGGACAATCCCCTTCGGGCCTCGATCGTTGCCGATCCGCTCGCCGGACGGGTCAATACTCGTGACAACACGCCGGCGGTCGTCCACGTTGACCTTGTACAAGGTAACCAGATTGAGATCACCATTGCCGCAAAAGGCGGCGGGTCAGAGAACAAAGCACGTTTTACCACCTTGAACCCCAGCGCCTCCGTTTCCGACTGGGTGATTGACACAGTATCGACGCTTGGCAGTGGGTGGTGTCCGCCCGGCCTGATCTCCGTCGGCATCGGTGGTAGCGCTGAAAAGGCGATGCTGCTGGCCAAGGAGGCCATGAACAAGCCCATCGACATGTCGGAACTAATCGCCAGGGGGCCGTCAAGCGCGGAGGAGGCATTGCGGATTGAGCTTTATGAGCGGATTAACGCGCTGGGCATCGGCGCCCAAGGCCTCGGTGGCCTGACGACAGTCGTCGATGTCAAGGTTGCGACGTATCCTACCCATGCGGCGTCCAAGCCCGTGGCGCTCATTCCGCAATGCGCCGCCAACCGGCACCTGAAGTTTACCTTGGATGGCTCCGGACCAATCAGGGTGCAGCCGCCCGATTTGTGCGAATGGCCCGACATTGGAACCGACGAATTGAGTCCAGCCGGCGTGCGAAGAGTCAACCTCGATGCGTTGACCAAGGAAGAGACGGCATCGTGGCGCTGTGGTGAAACGCTCCTTCTGTCCGGAAAGATGCTGACAGGCCGTGACGCCGCCCACAAGCGAATGGTCGAGCTGATCGACGCCGGCAAACCGCTTCCGTTCGATCTGCAGGGACGCGTGATATACTACGTTGGACCCGTCCGCGCCGTGCGAGATGAGGTCGTCGGACCGGCTGGCCCAACAACCTCCAGCCGCTTGGACGATTTTACGGACAAGGTGCTCGCCGAAACCGGGCTTTTCGCGATGGTGGGCAAAGCGGAGAGGGGACGAGCGGCCATCGAGTCGATCGTAAGACATAAAACGCCGTATCTCATCGCAGTGGGTGGGGCTGCCTACCTGATATCAAAATCAATTAAGTCAGCGCGGCTCATTGCCTTCGAAGACCTGGGTATGGAAGCAGTCTATGAATTCGAGGTGCAGGATATGCCCGTGATCATGGCTGTCGATGTTGATGGAAACTCCATTCACAATTCAGGGCCTCTTGAGTGGCGCAAGCGCATGGCGGCCGACAGCATCGCACGCAACATCGGCGTTTGA
- a CDS encoding Lrp/AsnC family transcriptional regulator, producing MKSKPNPARLDAWDFRILSEIQSDGRISKSELAKRVHLSASACSERLRALEVAGIIEGFYARLSPVLISGMVFVMVEVVLERHRLEDQRHFETAIGEFPEILDCWAIGGRIDYLMRIASPSMAAYQDFMERLLQAGLGIDQYYSLVVTKPVKSNSPIPLSALRER from the coding sequence ATGAAGTCGAAACCCAATCCTGCGCGCCTGGACGCTTGGGACTTCCGGATTCTCTCAGAGATTCAGTCAGACGGCCGGATTTCAAAAAGCGAGCTTGCAAAACGCGTTCATCTTTCGGCGTCGGCCTGCTCGGAGCGGCTCCGTGCACTCGAGGTCGCAGGGATTATTGAGGGGTTCTACGCGCGGCTGAGTCCGGTCCTCATCAGCGGCATGGTCTTTGTCATGGTGGAGGTCGTGCTGGAACGTCATCGCCTCGAGGACCAAAGACACTTTGAGACTGCGATCGGAGAATTTCCGGAAATCTTGGATTGCTGGGCTATCGGCGGGCGGATCGATTATCTGATGCGCATCGCATCTCCTTCTATGGCTGCGTATCAGGATTTCATGGAGCGACTGCTGCAGGCAGGCTTGGGGATCGATCAATATTACAGTCTTGTCGTGACCAAACCTGTGAAATCCAATTCGCCGATCCCCTTGTCCGCACTAAGGGAACGGTGA
- a CDS encoding aminotransferase: MRLSNLGTEQLREKDRSFVFHPSTHLAKHSRGETPNRIMAGAEGVYIWDTEGRKSLDGFGGLYCVNMGYGCTEIAEAIARQAHELPFAHVYASQGTEPVALLAEAVVEYFGQNMRRVFFGLSGSDANETNIKLVWYYNNILGRPEKKKIISRHRGYHGSGLVTGSLTGLAFFHNFFDLPLDLVRHTTTPHHYRQAHDGESEQAFSTRCADELEGLILAEGPETVAAFIGEPVLGTGGIVPPPKGYWTAIQGVLDKYDILLIADEVVCGFGRTGEQFGSHLYGMRPDFVTIAKGLSSAYLPISGSIIGDRVWSVLEQGTEKHGALGHGWTYSGHTLCAAAALANIRLLKERNILEHVRDVGPYWHARMNAELAGHPIVGEVRGVGILAAVELMRDPKQRIPFESDLQVGVRAAAALFENGVIGRAMPHGDILGFAPPLIITRKEIDIIVDATAKSVETTYRALKAEGAI, encoded by the coding sequence ATGCGGTTGAGCAATCTGGGAACCGAGCAACTCAGAGAGAAGGATCGAAGCTTCGTCTTTCATCCGTCCACGCATCTGGCCAAGCACAGCCGAGGCGAGACCCCAAATCGGATCATGGCCGGTGCGGAAGGCGTGTACATCTGGGATACCGAAGGCCGAAAGAGCCTCGACGGTTTCGGTGGGCTCTACTGCGTCAATATGGGATATGGCTGCACGGAAATTGCCGAGGCCATTGCCAGGCAAGCACACGAATTGCCGTTCGCCCATGTCTATGCAAGTCAAGGAACAGAGCCAGTCGCCCTCTTGGCAGAGGCCGTCGTCGAATATTTTGGCCAGAACATGCGAAGGGTCTTTTTCGGCCTTTCCGGCTCCGACGCCAACGAAACCAACATCAAGCTGGTCTGGTACTACAACAACATTCTGGGCCGCCCCGAAAAGAAGAAGATCATCTCGCGACATCGCGGTTATCATGGGTCTGGGCTGGTCACCGGGAGCCTGACAGGCCTTGCCTTCTTCCATAATTTCTTCGACCTGCCGCTCGATTTGGTGCGCCATACCACGACGCCGCACCACTATCGCCAGGCGCATGACGGCGAAAGTGAGCAAGCGTTCTCGACACGCTGCGCGGATGAACTTGAAGGCCTTATCCTCGCTGAAGGCCCGGAGACCGTCGCAGCTTTTATCGGCGAGCCGGTGCTTGGGACAGGCGGTATCGTTCCACCCCCAAAAGGATACTGGACCGCGATCCAAGGCGTGCTCGACAAGTACGATATCCTGCTGATCGCCGACGAGGTGGTCTGCGGGTTTGGACGAACCGGTGAGCAATTCGGTTCCCACCTCTATGGCATGCGGCCGGACTTCGTGACCATCGCCAAGGGTTTGAGTTCCGCCTACCTGCCCATCTCCGGGTCAATCATTGGCGACCGCGTCTGGTCGGTCTTGGAACAAGGAACAGAGAAGCACGGCGCTCTCGGCCACGGCTGGACATATTCAGGTCACACGCTTTGCGCTGCGGCCGCGCTCGCCAATATTCGACTCCTAAAGGAAAGAAATATCCTGGAGCATGTCCGCGATGTCGGACCGTATTGGCATGCCCGTATGAATGCCGAACTGGCGGGACACCCCATCGTCGGAGAGGTTCGTGGTGTCGGAATCCTCGCCGCCGTAGAGCTGATGCGAGATCCAAAGCAGAGAATACCGTTTGAATCCGATCTTCAGGTCGGCGTTCGCGCCGCCGCTGCTCTGTTCGAGAATGGTGTCATCGGCCGTGCCATGCCACACGGCGATATCCTCGGCTTTGCCCCGCCTTTGATCATCACCCGTAAGGAGATCGACATAATCGTCGACGCAACCGCGAAATCAGTCGAGACGACCTATCGCGCGCTGAAGGCCGAGGGTGCGATATGA